The following coding sequences lie in one Allochromatium vinosum DSM 180 genomic window:
- the ribF gene encoding bifunctional riboflavin kinase/FAD synthetase, which translates to MRLIRGLHNLRPADRGCVATIGNFDGVHLGHRAVFQRLLARGCELGLPATVITFEPQPMEVFAPESAPARLTRLREKLGALRASDIERVMLLEFGPRLAAMPAPEFVQRLLIEGLGVRFLLVGDDFRFGRGRTGDFALLRDMGRVAEANGAGFAVEDLHTITHGAERISSTRVREALARGDLEQARHLLGRPYCLEGRVVHGDKRGRAIGFPTANIALHRRVSPVRGVYAVRVKGLGSEPWPGVANIGTRPTVDGTGARLEVHLFDFDQSIYGRHLEVELVLRLRDEQRFESFEALRGQIQRDAGTARAFLGA; encoded by the coding sequence ATGAGACTGATCCGGGGCCTGCACAATCTGCGCCCCGCCGATCGCGGCTGTGTCGCCACGATCGGCAACTTCGACGGGGTGCATCTGGGGCATCGCGCGGTCTTCCAGCGGTTGCTGGCGCGCGGGTGTGAGCTGGGCTTGCCGGCGACCGTGATCACCTTCGAGCCTCAGCCGATGGAGGTGTTCGCACCCGAGTCGGCGCCGGCGCGGTTGACCCGGTTGCGCGAGAAGCTCGGGGCACTGCGCGCGAGCGACATCGAACGGGTGATGCTGCTGGAGTTCGGGCCAAGGTTGGCGGCGATGCCGGCGCCGGAGTTCGTTCAGCGGCTGCTGATCGAGGGGCTGGGCGTGCGCTTCCTGCTGGTCGGCGACGACTTCCGGTTCGGACGCGGACGCACGGGCGATTTCGCGCTGCTGCGGGACATGGGGCGCGTAGCCGAGGCGAACGGGGCCGGATTCGCGGTCGAGGATCTGCACACCATCACCCATGGCGCCGAGCGCATCAGCAGCACACGGGTGCGCGAGGCGCTGGCGCGCGGCGATCTGGAACAGGCGCGGCATTTGCTCGGCCGACCTTATTGCCTGGAAGGGCGCGTGGTGCATGGCGACAAGCGCGGTCGCGCCATCGGTTTCCCGACGGCCAATATCGCGCTGCACAGGCGTGTCAGCCCGGTACGCGGAGTCTATGCGGTGCGGGTGAAGGGGCTGGGTTCGGAACCCTGGCCGGGCGTGGCCAACATCGGCACGCGCCCGACGGTCGACGGGACCGGCGCGCGGCTGGAGGTGCATCTGTTCGACTTCGACCAGTCGATCTACGGCCGGCATCTGGAAGTCGAACTGGTGCTGCGTCTGCGCGACGAGCAGCGTTTCGAGTCGTTCGAGGCGCTTCGGGGGCAGATCCAGCGCGACGCCGGGACGGCGCGGGCGTTTCTGGGCGCCTGA
- a CDS encoding ferredoxin reductase domain-containing protein, producing the protein MSQQDIRYIGPTAPAVIKASQRITPETTDEVRHITLEVLDPAFQFVEGQSIGVLVPGPHEFGNAMHVRRYSIANARNVPIGGGVHLDVLVRRCFYLDEVSGERYPGVASNYLCDAKPGDQITISGPYLSPFRMPLDNRANLLMIGTGTGIAPFRAFAQLIYERRGDWKGQVRLYYGGHSGLDLMYANDETSDLTHYYDEKTFQAFRALGTKPLMSSSQALEQGLTEHAAEAWRLMREPNTHVFLSGLSKVTQAFDRVMAKQAGSEAEWKRLKQRLIDDGRWSELIYD; encoded by the coding sequence ATGAGTCAACAAGACATCAGATACATCGGCCCGACCGCACCGGCGGTCATCAAGGCCAGCCAGCGCATCACGCCCGAGACCACGGATGAGGTGCGCCACATCACGCTCGAGGTGCTCGACCCGGCCTTCCAGTTCGTCGAGGGCCAGAGCATCGGCGTGCTGGTGCCCGGACCGCACGAATTCGGCAATGCGATGCACGTGCGCCGTTACTCGATCGCCAATGCGCGCAACGTCCCGATTGGCGGCGGGGTGCATCTGGACGTTCTGGTGCGTCGCTGTTTCTACCTCGACGAAGTCAGCGGCGAGCGCTATCCGGGCGTGGCCTCGAACTATCTGTGCGATGCCAAGCCGGGCGACCAGATCACCATCAGCGGCCCCTATCTCAGCCCCTTCCGTATGCCGCTCGACAATCGCGCCAATCTGCTGATGATCGGTACCGGCACCGGCATTGCGCCCTTCCGCGCCTTCGCTCAGCTCATCTACGAGCGTCGCGGCGACTGGAAAGGGCAGGTGCGGCTCTACTACGGCGGTCACAGCGGTCTGGACCTGATGTACGCCAACGACGAGACCAGCGACCTGACGCACTACTACGACGAGAAGACCTTCCAGGCCTTCCGCGCGCTGGGCACGAAGCCGCTGATGAGTTCCTCGCAGGCGCTGGAGCAGGGTTTGACCGAGCACGCCGCCGAGGCCTGGCGTCTGATGCGCGAGCCGAACACCCATGTGTTCCTGTCCGGTCTGAGCAAGGTCACGCAGGCGTTCGATCGGGTCATGGCCAAGCAGGCCGGCTCCGAGGCGGAGTGGAAGCGGCTCAAGCAGCGTCTGATCGACGATGGACGCTGGTCGGAGCTGATCTACGACTGA